One window of the Streptomyces asoensis genome contains the following:
- a CDS encoding MFS transporter yields MSETAQKAPGKTGGPDANRWKALAFIALAQLMVVLDATIVNIAMPSAQQDLGISDGNRQWIVTAYALAFGGLLLFGGRIADLWGRKRAFVVGLGGFAAASALGGAAANEAMMFGARALQGAFGALLAPAALSLLAVMFTDAKERAKAFGIYGAIAGGGGAVGLILGGFLTEYLDWRWTFFVNIPFAIIAAAGAYFVIREPEGGRNRSALDIPGVILSTLGLVSLVYGFTRAESEGWSDSVTIGMFVASAVLLAAFVIVESKVKAPLLPLRVITERNRGGIYLSLGLAIISMFGLFLFLTYYLQIVKGYTPVKTGFAFLPMIAGMITGSTQIGTRLMTRVAPRLLMGPGFLVAALGMLLLTRLEIDSSYAAVLMPAMLLLGLGMGTAFMPAMSLATYGIEPRDAGVASAMVNTSQQVGGAIGTALLNTIAASATTSYIKDHVAGATSKPQQQLVQLEGMVHGYTSAIWFAVGILVAAAAIALTLVNAGKPDMGPVAGSGAEDGEEAAVPVMVH; encoded by the coding sequence ATGTCTGAAACAGCCCAGAAGGCCCCCGGTAAGACGGGCGGCCCGGACGCCAACCGCTGGAAAGCGCTGGCGTTCATCGCCCTCGCCCAGCTGATGGTCGTCCTCGACGCCACCATCGTGAACATCGCGATGCCCTCCGCCCAGCAGGACCTGGGCATCTCCGACGGCAACCGGCAGTGGATCGTCACCGCCTATGCCCTCGCCTTCGGCGGTCTGCTGCTCTTCGGCGGCCGTATAGCCGACCTGTGGGGCCGTAAGCGCGCCTTCGTGGTCGGTCTGGGCGGCTTCGCCGCGGCCTCCGCGCTCGGCGGCGCCGCCGCCAACGAGGCGATGATGTTCGGTGCCCGCGCCCTCCAGGGCGCGTTCGGCGCCCTGCTCGCGCCCGCCGCGCTCTCCCTGCTCGCCGTGATGTTCACGGACGCGAAGGAGCGCGCCAAGGCCTTCGGCATCTACGGCGCGATCGCCGGTGGCGGCGGCGCCGTCGGCCTCATCCTCGGCGGTTTCCTCACCGAGTACCTGGACTGGCGCTGGACGTTCTTCGTGAACATCCCGTTCGCGATCATCGCCGCGGCCGGTGCCTACTTCGTCATCCGTGAGCCCGAGGGCGGCCGCAACCGGTCCGCTCTCGACATCCCGGGCGTCATCCTGTCCACCCTCGGTCTGGTCTCCCTGGTCTACGGCTTCACCCGCGCGGAGTCCGAGGGCTGGAGCGACTCCGTGACGATCGGCATGTTCGTCGCGTCCGCCGTGCTGCTGGCCGCCTTCGTGATCGTCGAGTCGAAGGTCAAGGCCCCGCTGCTGCCGCTGCGCGTGATCACCGAGCGCAACCGCGGGGGGATCTACCTCTCCCTCGGCCTCGCGATCATCTCGATGTTCGGTCTGTTCCTCTTCCTGACCTACTACCTCCAGATCGTGAAGGGCTACACGCCGGTCAAGACCGGTTTCGCCTTCCTCCCGATGATCGCGGGCATGATCACCGGCTCCACCCAGATCGGCACGCGCCTGATGACCCGGGTCGCCCCGCGTCTGCTGATGGGCCCCGGCTTCCTGGTCGCCGCCCTGGGCATGCTGCTGCTGACCCGGCTGGAGATCGACTCCTCGTACGCGGCCGTGCTGATGCCGGCGATGCTGCTGCTCGGCCTCGGTATGGGTACGGCGTTCATGCCGGCCATGTCTTTGGCCACGTACGGCATCGAGCCGCGGGACGCCGGTGTCGCCTCCGCGATGGTCAACACCTCGCAGCAGGTGGGCGGCGCGATCGGCACCGCCCTGCTGAACACGATCGCCGCGTCCGCGACGACCTCGTACATCAAGGACCACGTCGCCGGTGCCACCTCCAAGCCCCAGCAGCAGCTGGTGCAGCTGGAGGGCATGGTGCACGGCTACACCAGCGCCATCTGGTTCGCCGTCGGCATCCTGGTCGCCGCCGCCGCGATCGCCCTGACCCTCGTCAACGCCGGCAAGCCGGACATGGGCCCGGTCGCGGGCTCGGGAGCGGAGGACGGCGAGGAAGCGGCGGTGCCGGTGATGGTCCACTGA
- a CDS encoding TetR/AcrR family transcriptional regulator — translation MEIARAAAGLFVSRGLKATRAEDIAQAAGIAPRTFYRYFATKEEAVAPLYAAGAQRWAEAVREAPAELTVPEALEHAVRHTLVPGRGVSAASWEWVRTLIRLAGTSPALGKVWAEVCHTSEATLMEVLAERTAASSRTPASDVTSAAAPDVTSAAASDNVASPCQRFTAAVAGAAVRVAVESWAVTDSPPAGRQGPAELALRNLRALHGFAWEEGPAEEA, via the coding sequence ATGGAGATCGCCCGTGCGGCGGCAGGCCTCTTCGTCAGCCGGGGCCTGAAGGCCACCCGGGCCGAGGACATCGCCCAGGCCGCGGGCATCGCCCCGCGCACCTTCTACCGGTACTTCGCGACCAAGGAAGAGGCCGTCGCCCCGCTCTACGCGGCGGGCGCGCAGCGCTGGGCGGAGGCGGTACGCGAGGCCCCGGCCGAACTGACCGTGCCGGAGGCCCTGGAGCACGCGGTACGACACACCCTCGTCCCCGGCCGTGGAGTGTCGGCGGCGTCCTGGGAGTGGGTCCGCACCCTGATCCGACTGGCCGGAACCAGCCCCGCCCTGGGCAAGGTCTGGGCGGAGGTGTGCCACACCTCGGAGGCGACGCTCATGGAGGTGCTGGCGGAGCGGACGGCGGCGTCGTCCCGTACACCTGCTTCCGACGTCACTTCCGCCGCCGCTCCCGATGTCACTTCCGCCGCCGCTTCCGACAACGTTGCCTCCCCCTGTCAGCGCTTCACCGCGGCGGTGGCCGGGGCCGCGGTTCGGGTCGCGGTCGAAAGCTGGGCGGTTACCGACTCCCCTCCCGCCGGTCGGCAGGGTCCGGCAGAGCTGGCGTTGCGCAATCTGCGGGCCCTGCACGGGTTCGCGTGGGAAGAGGGCCCGGCGGAGGAGGCCTAA
- a CDS encoding GNAT family N-acetyltransferase: protein MLSERTEVQVRPGVEGDLEALTSLYNHYVRETPITFDTVAFTPEERRPWLLSHPEDGPHRLMVATEADSQGIQGTSQEILGYATSSAYRPKAAYSTSVEVTVYVAPHAGRRGIGTLLYEALFEALSGEDLHRAYAGIAQPNEASARLHERFGFRHVGTYREVGRKFDRYWDVAWYEKELRPRKEP from the coding sequence ATGTTGTCGGAACGTACAGAGGTGCAGGTCAGGCCGGGAGTCGAGGGTGACCTCGAAGCCCTCACGAGCCTCTACAACCACTATGTACGTGAGACGCCCATCACATTCGACACCGTGGCCTTCACTCCGGAAGAGCGACGTCCTTGGCTGCTCTCCCACCCTGAAGACGGGCCGCACCGCCTGATGGTTGCCACGGAAGCGGACTCACAGGGCATCCAGGGGACCTCACAGGAAATCCTGGGTTACGCCACATCCAGCGCTTACCGGCCGAAGGCGGCCTACTCCACCTCCGTGGAGGTGACGGTCTATGTCGCCCCGCACGCCGGCCGGCGCGGCATCGGCACGCTCCTCTACGAGGCGCTCTTCGAGGCGCTGTCCGGCGAGGACCTGCACCGCGCCTACGCGGGCATCGCGCAACCGAACGAAGCGTCCGCGCGGCTGCACGAACGCTTCGGTTTCCGGCACGTCGGGACGTACCGCGAGGTGGGCCGCAAGTTCGACCGCTATTGGGACGTGGCCTGGTACGAGAAGGAGCTCCGACCCCGGAAGGAGCCCTGA
- a CDS encoding TetR/AcrR family transcriptional regulator: MQTATATPTVRKVNRPRADALRNRERIVIAAREMFVEFGADVPLDEIARRAGVGNATVYRNFPDRDALVREVVCSVLDRMVQAGQVALAESDAFGALERFVHASAEERLSALCPMISSTFDEHHPDLEAARERVERIIEEVMDRAKAAGQLRPDVGVGDVMIAVAQLSRPPAGTGCLNADRFVHRHLQLFLDGLRAPAPSVLPGSAVTMEDLRQA; this comes from the coding sequence GTGCAGACCGCGACCGCCACCCCCACCGTGCGCAAGGTGAACCGGCCCCGTGCCGACGCTCTGCGCAACCGGGAGCGGATCGTCATCGCCGCCCGCGAGATGTTCGTCGAGTTCGGTGCCGATGTGCCGCTCGACGAGATCGCCCGCCGGGCCGGCGTCGGCAATGCCACGGTGTACCGCAACTTCCCCGACCGTGACGCCTTGGTGCGTGAGGTCGTCTGCTCGGTGCTGGACCGCATGGTCCAGGCCGGACAGGTCGCCCTCGCCGAGAGCGACGCGTTCGGGGCGCTGGAACGGTTCGTGCACGCCTCCGCCGAGGAGCGGCTCAGCGCGCTGTGCCCGATGATCTCCAGCACCTTCGACGAGCACCACCCCGACCTCGAAGCCGCGCGCGAACGGGTCGAGCGGATCATCGAGGAAGTCATGGACCGTGCGAAGGCGGCCGGGCAGCTCAGGCCCGACGTCGGCGTGGGGGACGTGATGATCGCGGTGGCCCAGCTCAGCCGACCCCCGGCCGGTACCGGCTGCCTGAACGCCGACCGCTTCGTCCACCGCCATCTTCAGCTCTTCCTGGACGGACTGCGGGCCCCGGCCCCTTCGGTCCTGCCGGGTTCGGCCGTGACCATGGAGGATCTGCGCCAGGCCTGA
- a CDS encoding dioxygenase family protein codes for MSAASQERALPQERMPALYLSHGAPPLADDPIWPGELAAWSADLPRPKAILMVSAHWEEAPLALGAVDPVPLVYDFWGFPEHYYQVTYGAPGAPELAESVRKLLRAPGIPVQDIPDRGLDHGAYVPLVEMFPAADIPVLQISMPTLDPVKLMEIGRKLAPLRDEGVLIVGSGFFTHNLAALRHTGGGVPTWSSEFDDWGRRALETRDWDGLLDFLHKAPAGRYAHPRTEHFAPLFVTMGAAEMSGELDAQKSVIDGFWMGMAKRSVQFG; via the coding sequence ATGTCCGCCGCATCCCAGGAGCGTGCCCTCCCCCAGGAGCGCATGCCCGCGCTCTACCTCAGCCACGGCGCCCCGCCCCTCGCGGACGACCCGATCTGGCCCGGCGAACTCGCCGCCTGGTCCGCCGACCTGCCCCGCCCCAAGGCGATCCTGATGGTCTCCGCCCACTGGGAAGAGGCCCCCCTCGCCCTCGGTGCCGTCGACCCGGTCCCCCTCGTCTACGACTTCTGGGGCTTCCCCGAGCACTACTACCAGGTGACGTACGGCGCCCCCGGCGCACCCGAGCTCGCCGAGAGCGTACGGAAGCTGCTGCGCGCCCCTGGTATCCCCGTGCAGGACATCCCCGACCGCGGCCTCGACCACGGCGCCTACGTGCCACTCGTCGAGATGTTCCCGGCCGCCGACATCCCGGTCCTCCAGATCTCCATGCCGACCCTCGACCCCGTGAAGCTGATGGAGATCGGCCGCAAGCTCGCGCCGCTGCGCGACGAGGGCGTCCTGATCGTCGGCTCCGGCTTCTTCACCCACAACCTGGCCGCACTGCGGCACACCGGCGGGGGAGTGCCGACCTGGTCCTCGGAGTTCGACGACTGGGGCCGGCGCGCGCTGGAGACCCGCGACTGGGACGGCCTGCTGGACTTCCTCCACAAGGCCCCGGCCGGCCGGTACGCCCACCCGCGCACCGAGCACTTCGCCCCGCTCTTCGTGACCATGGGCGCGGCGGAGATGTCCGGCGAGCTGGACGCGCAGAAGTCCGTGATCGACGGGTTCTGGATGGGGATGGCGAAGCGGTCCGTGCAGTTCGGCTGA
- a CDS encoding DeoR/GlpR family DNA-binding transcription regulator, with the protein MYAPERQQEILRLARDGGRVDVLSLAEEFQVTAETIRRDLKALDRAGLVRRVHGGAIPAGRLDFEPDLAEREGTSADEKDRIAKAALTELPTEGTVILDAGTTVARLAAALPLEASLTVVTHSLPIAARLADHPGMQLHLVGGRVRHRTRAAVDAWALRAYGEIRADVLFVAANGFSAEHGLTTPDLAEAAVKRAAVAAARRVVLLADSAKHGQEHFARFGDLSDVDLLITDSGLSPDDAAAIERGGTEVVRA; encoded by the coding sequence ATGTACGCACCGGAGCGGCAGCAGGAGATCCTGCGGCTCGCCCGTGACGGCGGCCGGGTGGACGTACTGTCGCTGGCCGAGGAGTTCCAGGTCACGGCGGAGACGATCCGCCGCGACCTGAAGGCCCTCGACCGGGCCGGCCTGGTGCGTCGCGTGCACGGCGGTGCCATACCGGCCGGACGCCTCGACTTCGAACCGGACCTCGCCGAACGCGAAGGCACTTCCGCCGACGAGAAGGACCGCATCGCCAAGGCGGCCCTCACGGAACTGCCCACCGAGGGCACGGTGATCCTCGACGCCGGCACCACGGTCGCCCGCCTGGCCGCCGCCCTCCCGCTGGAGGCCTCGCTCACCGTCGTGACGCACAGCCTGCCCATCGCGGCCCGCCTCGCGGACCACCCGGGCATGCAGCTGCATCTCGTCGGGGGGCGCGTACGGCACCGTACGCGCGCCGCCGTGGACGCGTGGGCGCTGCGCGCGTACGGCGAGATCCGCGCCGACGTCCTGTTCGTCGCCGCCAACGGTTTCTCCGCCGAGCACGGTCTGACCACCCCCGACCTCGCCGAGGCCGCGGTGAAGCGGGCGGCCGTCGCCGCCGCGCGCCGCGTGGTGCTGCTCGCCGACTCCGCCAAGCACGGCCAGGAGCACTTCGCCCGCTTCGGCGACCTGAGCGACGTGGACCTGCTGATCACCGACAGCGGGCTGAGCCCCGACGACGCGGCCGCCATCGAGCGCGGCGGCACGGAAGTAGTACGCGCATGA
- a CDS encoding helix-turn-helix transcriptional regulator, giving the protein MTTDTPARLLQLLSLLQTPREWPGGELADRLGVSRRTVRRDIDRLRELGYPVQATLGSDGGYRLVAGKAMPPLVLDDEEAVAIAVGLRAGAGHALEGVDEASVRALAKLEQVLPARLRHRVSTLQAATTPLTSGDGASIAPETLTAIASTVAGQERLRFAYRAKDGTESRRLTEPYRLVSTGRRWYLVAYDLDREDWRTFRVDRVEDPFATGARFTPRELPTGSAAEYLRRSIQLRPDAYEYELDVTLEASTEFVTARLPRWLGTPVANPGAAAGTDGEGGCRLRGTTSNPVEWVAMRLATLGCEFSIQGPPELVECVRELGGRLSRSAGAEGASGRGERGGDAHGKDARGGDARGRGERGEGAG; this is encoded by the coding sequence ATGACGACGGACACTCCGGCTCGGCTGCTCCAGCTCCTCTCACTCCTCCAGACGCCCCGCGAATGGCCCGGCGGCGAACTCGCAGACCGGCTCGGGGTCTCCCGCCGCACGGTCCGACGGGACATCGACCGGCTGCGTGAGCTGGGCTATCCCGTGCAGGCGACCCTCGGCTCGGACGGTGGGTACCGGCTGGTCGCGGGCAAGGCGATGCCGCCACTGGTGCTCGACGACGAGGAGGCCGTGGCGATCGCGGTCGGGCTGCGGGCGGGGGCGGGTCACGCGCTGGAGGGCGTCGACGAGGCGTCCGTACGGGCCCTGGCCAAACTGGAGCAGGTGCTGCCGGCCCGGCTGCGCCACCGCGTCTCCACCCTCCAGGCCGCGACCACACCGCTGACCAGCGGGGACGGCGCGAGCATCGCACCCGAGACGCTGACCGCCATCGCCTCGACGGTGGCCGGGCAGGAACGGCTGCGGTTCGCCTACCGTGCGAAGGACGGCACGGAGTCGCGCCGTCTGACCGAGCCCTACCGGCTCGTGTCCACGGGCCGACGGTGGTACCTCGTGGCGTACGACCTCGACCGCGAGGACTGGCGGACCTTCCGGGTGGACCGGGTCGAGGACCCGTTCGCGACCGGGGCCCGCTTCACTCCGCGCGAGCTGCCGACGGGAAGCGCGGCGGAATACCTCCGGCGGTCCATCCAACTGCGCCCGGACGCCTACGAGTACGAACTCGACGTCACGCTCGAGGCATCGACGGAGTTCGTGACGGCACGCCTGCCGAGGTGGCTGGGAACGCCGGTCGCGAACCCTGGCGCGGCGGCGGGCACCGACGGCGAGGGCGGATGCCGGCTACGGGGCACGACCAGCAACCCGGTGGAGTGGGTGGCGATGCGTCTGGCGACGCTGGGCTGCGAGTTCTCGATCCAGGGGCCGCCGGAACTGGTGGAGTGCGTACGGGAGTTGGGCGGGCGGTTGAGCCGATCGGCAGGCGCGGAGGGCGCGTCAGGGAGAGGCGAGCGGGGAGGGGACGCGCACGGGAAGGACGCGCGCGGAGGGGACGCGCGCGGGAGGGGCGAGCGCGGAGAAGGCGCGGGTTAG
- a CDS encoding sigma-70 family RNA polymerase sigma factor: MATRAVARRKSANGETTDAARSVRAHGGEIADRDLVGMYLDEIARTPLLDAAKEVELSQIIEAGVFAQQVLDGDEESRAEASREELEALVADSERAKDVFIRSNLRLVVAVARRYPRSGLPLLDLIQEGNAGLVRAVEKFDYRKGFKFSTYATWWIRQAITRSIADQSRTIRLPVHLVEELGRIRRVQREFNRENGRDPEPAEIATELGSTPARVTDVLDWARDPVSLNMAVDDQGETQFGDLLEDTSAVSPEQSVLTLLRSEELDGLIDRLEPRTASIIKMRYGIDDGRERTLTEVGKEHGLTRERIRQIEKHALLELKKLARDTGFEAAA; this comes from the coding sequence ATGGCAACCCGTGCCGTCGCCCGTCGCAAGTCCGCCAACGGCGAGACGACCGACGCGGCCCGCAGTGTTCGCGCCCATGGCGGCGAGATCGCCGACCGCGACCTGGTCGGCATGTACCTCGACGAAATCGCGCGCACACCTCTGCTCGACGCCGCCAAGGAAGTCGAGTTGTCACAGATCATCGAGGCGGGTGTATTCGCGCAGCAGGTCCTCGACGGCGACGAGGAGTCCCGGGCGGAGGCATCGCGCGAGGAACTCGAGGCCCTGGTCGCCGACAGCGAGCGCGCCAAGGATGTCTTCATCCGTTCCAACCTCCGGCTGGTCGTCGCGGTGGCCCGCCGCTACCCCCGCAGCGGTCTCCCGCTTCTCGACCTCATCCAGGAGGGCAACGCCGGTCTGGTCCGCGCGGTCGAGAAGTTCGACTACCGCAAGGGCTTCAAGTTCTCGACGTACGCGACCTGGTGGATCCGTCAGGCCATCACCCGCTCGATAGCGGACCAGTCGCGCACGATCCGCCTGCCCGTCCACCTCGTGGAGGAGCTCGGCCGGATCCGTCGTGTGCAGCGCGAGTTCAACCGTGAGAACGGCCGCGACCCGGAGCCCGCCGAGATCGCGACCGAGCTCGGTTCGACGCCGGCGCGCGTCACGGACGTCCTGGACTGGGCACGCGACCCGGTCTCGCTGAACATGGCGGTCGACGACCAGGGTGAGACCCAGTTCGGCGACCTGCTGGAGGACACGTCCGCGGTCTCGCCGGAGCAGTCCGTCCTGACCCTGCTGCGCAGCGAGGAACTGGACGGCCTGATCGACCGCCTCGAGCCGCGCACCGCCTCCATCATCAAGATGCGGTACGGCATCGACGACGGCCGTGAGCGCACCCTGACCGAGGTCGGCAAGGAACACGGTCTGACGAGGGAACGCATCCGCCAGATCGAGAAGCACGCCCTGCTGGAACTGAAGAAGCTGGCCCGCGACACGGGCTTCGAGGCAGCGGCGTAA
- the pfkB gene encoding 1-phosphofructokinase, translating to MILTVTPNPSLDRTYEVPSLDRGEVIRATGERMDPGGKGVNVSRAVAAAGRRTVAVLPLGGAPGALVADLLDAQGIEVAPVPVAGATRSNIALAESDGVLTKINAPGPELSPEEQELLLETVREQSRDADWIACCGSLPRGLAPSWYAEVVARAHAGGARIALDTSGRALLEALRERPDVVKPNAEELAEAVGRPLATVGDAVKAAEELREMGARAVLASLGADGQLLVEDTGTWFASARVDVVRSNVGAGDSSLAGFLVAGGSGPAALASAVAHGAAAVQLPGSVMPTPDDLDPAAVTVTAQVPVDRELKEPVS from the coding sequence ATGATCCTCACCGTCACCCCCAACCCGTCCCTGGACCGCACCTACGAGGTCCCGTCCCTCGACCGCGGCGAGGTCATCCGCGCCACCGGCGAGCGGATGGACCCGGGCGGCAAGGGCGTGAACGTCTCGCGCGCCGTCGCGGCCGCAGGACGGCGCACGGTCGCCGTCCTGCCCCTGGGCGGTGCGCCGGGCGCGCTCGTCGCCGACCTGCTCGACGCGCAGGGCATCGAGGTCGCGCCGGTCCCGGTCGCCGGGGCCACCCGCTCGAACATCGCGCTCGCGGAGTCGGACGGCGTCCTGACGAAGATCAACGCACCCGGGCCCGAGCTGTCCCCGGAGGAGCAGGAACTGCTCCTGGAGACGGTCCGCGAGCAGTCCCGCGACGCCGACTGGATCGCCTGCTGCGGCAGCCTGCCCCGGGGGCTCGCGCCCTCCTGGTACGCCGAGGTGGTCGCGCGGGCGCACGCCGGAGGAGCGCGCATCGCCCTGGACACCTCCGGGCGTGCGCTCCTGGAGGCGCTGCGGGAGCGGCCCGACGTGGTGAAGCCGAACGCCGAGGAGCTCGCGGAGGCCGTCGGGCGCCCCCTGGCCACCGTGGGCGACGCGGTGAAGGCGGCCGAGGAACTGCGTGAGATGGGCGCCCGTGCCGTGCTCGCGAGCCTGGGCGCCGACGGGCAGTTGCTCGTGGAGGACACGGGTACCTGGTTCGCGAGCGCCCGCGTCGACGTCGTACGCAGCAACGTGGGCGCGGGCGACTCCTCCCTCGCCGGCTTCCTCGTCGCCGGCGGCAGCGGCCCCGCGGCACTCGCCTCCGCCGTCGCGCACGGGGCGGCCGCCGTCCAGCTGCCCGGCAGCGTGATGCCGACCCCGGACGACCTGGACCCGGCGGCCGTGACGGTCACGGCGCAGGTGCCCGTGGACCGTGAACTGAAGGAGCCGGTGTCATGA
- a CDS encoding MarR family winged helix-turn-helix transcriptional regulator, with translation MTKAPASADEPQWLTAEEQRIWRSYVHATTLLEDHMDRQLQREAGMPHIYYGLLVKLAESTHRRLRMTELAKYAKITRSRLSHAIARLEKNGWVRREECDSDKRGQFAVLTDQGLEVLKRAAPGHVAVVRHAVFDRLTPEQQKSLGEIMQIVAEGLQPDEAGADLPWLR, from the coding sequence ATGACGAAGGCACCCGCATCCGCCGACGAGCCCCAGTGGCTCACCGCCGAGGAGCAGCGCATCTGGCGCTCCTACGTGCACGCCACGACCCTCCTCGAAGATCACATGGATCGCCAGCTCCAGCGTGAAGCGGGTATGCCGCACATCTACTACGGTCTCCTCGTCAAGCTCGCCGAGTCCACCCACCGGCGCCTGCGGATGACCGAGCTGGCCAAGTACGCGAAGATCACCCGCTCCCGTCTCTCCCACGCCATCGCCCGGCTGGAGAAGAACGGCTGGGTGCGCCGCGAGGAGTGCGACTCCGACAAGCGCGGCCAGTTCGCCGTACTGACCGACCAGGGCCTGGAGGTGCTGAAGCGCGCCGCGCCGGGCCATGTCGCCGTCGTACGCCACGCGGTGTTCGACCGGCTCACCCCCGAACAGCAGAAGTCCCTCGGCGAGATCATGCAGATCGTCGCCGAGGGACTTCAGCCCGATGAAGCGGGTGCGGACCTGCCCTGGCTCCGCTAG
- a CDS encoding MFS transporter — MTSTETSLETSPESSPDPRTAQAAPGDRRRWLALAIVMTAAFMDLVDVTIVNIAIPSIREDAGASWSQIQWITAGYALAFAAGLITGGRLGDIHGRKRLFLLGIGGFTLASALCGFAANPEMLVASRILQGAMAAMMVPQVLSIVHATFPAHERGKVFGLFGAIVGLGAVSGPLLGALLTEWNLFGLEWRPIFLINLPVGIAGLILGSRFITESKAPKALKLDLVGVVLVTLGLLMLLYPLTRGRELDWPVWGYVSMAGSIGVFGALVAYERRKGARDGSPLIELSLFRVRSFAAGVAVQTVFGVGLGVFFLVWTLYMQTGLGWSPLRAGLTGVPFSLAVSTAAGLSVQKLVPRFGRKVLQTGALTMAIGVLLYIWESERYGLGIAPWQMALPLVVMGVGMGLIVAPLTDAVLSDVPREHAGSASGLINTVQQMGNALGLGLVAVVFFGRIGDRLTPAEVGPAFVNAFEHALGWVALVMFAIFLLMFALPKRPAQHVEGAAEDAPEAAPSGDRERELVA; from the coding sequence ATGACCTCCACGGAGACCTCCCTCGAGACCTCGCCCGAGTCCTCGCCCGACCCTCGAACAGCCCAGGCGGCGCCGGGCGACCGTCGTCGCTGGCTCGCGCTCGCCATCGTGATGACCGCGGCCTTCATGGACCTCGTCGACGTCACGATCGTCAACATCGCGATCCCGTCCATCCGGGAGGACGCGGGCGCCTCCTGGAGCCAGATCCAGTGGATCACCGCCGGTTACGCGCTCGCCTTCGCCGCCGGGCTCATCACCGGCGGTCGGCTCGGTGACATCCACGGCCGCAAGCGGCTGTTCCTCCTCGGCATCGGCGGCTTCACCCTCGCCTCCGCTCTGTGCGGCTTCGCCGCGAACCCGGAGATGCTGGTCGCCTCCCGCATCCTCCAGGGGGCCATGGCGGCGATGATGGTGCCGCAGGTGCTGTCGATCGTGCACGCCACCTTCCCGGCGCACGAGCGGGGGAAGGTCTTCGGGCTCTTCGGCGCGATCGTGGGGCTGGGTGCCGTCTCCGGGCCGCTGCTCGGCGCGCTGCTGACGGAGTGGAACCTGTTCGGTCTGGAGTGGCGGCCGATCTTCCTGATCAACCTGCCGGTCGGCATCGCGGGACTGATCCTCGGCAGCCGCTTCATCACGGAGTCCAAGGCGCCGAAGGCGCTGAAGCTGGACCTCGTCGGCGTCGTCCTGGTCACCCTCGGCCTGCTCATGCTGCTCTACCCGCTCACCCGCGGCCGCGAGCTGGACTGGCCGGTGTGGGGGTACGTGTCGATGGCCGGCTCGATCGGTGTCTTCGGGGCGCTGGTCGCGTACGAGCGGCGCAAGGGCGCGCGGGACGGCTCGCCGCTGATCGAGCTCTCCCTCTTCCGGGTGCGCAGCTTCGCGGCGGGTGTCGCCGTGCAGACCGTCTTCGGGGTCGGTCTCGGCGTGTTCTTCCTGGTCTGGACCCTGTACATGCAGACCGGCCTGGGCTGGAGCCCGCTGCGGGCGGGTCTGACCGGGGTCCCGTTCTCGCTCGCCGTCTCGACGGCCGCCGGGCTGTCCGTGCAGAAACTGGTCCCGCGCTTCGGGCGCAAGGTGCTCCAGACGGGCGCCCTGACCATGGCCATCGGTGTACTCCTCTACATCTGGGAGTCCGAGCGGTACGGCCTCGGCATCGCCCCGTGGCAGATGGCGCTTCCGCTGGTCGTGATGGGTGTCGGCATGGGGCTGATCGTCGCCCCGCTGACGGACGCGGTGCTGTCGGACGTGCCGCGTGAGCACGCCGGTTCGGCGTCCGGGCTGATCAACACCGTCCAGCAGATGGGCAACGCGCTCGGGCTCGGTCTGGTCGCGGTCGTCTTCTTCGGCCGGATCGGCGACCGGCTGACCCCTGCCGAGGTGGGCCCCGCCTTCGTGAACGCCTTCGAGCACGCTCTGGGCTGGGTGGCCCTGGTGATGTTCGCGATCTTCCTGCTGATGTTCGCCCTGCCGAAGCGGCCGGCCCAGCACGTGGAGGGCGCCGCCGAGGACGCCCCGGAGGCGGCCCCCTCCGGGGACCGGGAGCGCGAGCTCGTCGCCTGA